The DNA sequence GCTCCGCGAAGGGAATGTCCACGATCTGCGGCTTCATGAGACAGTCGCCGCTGCGCCACTGGCCGATCGTGCAATAGCCGTTCTGAGTGTTCATGACGGCGTCCCGGATCGCCGGAGTCCTGAAGGTCGTGATCTGGAGCGGCACATTGTCCTCCATCACGCCGGCGCCGATGCGCGGATCGAGCGTCGGCGACAGCGGCGAGTTCGCGGCGTTTGGCTGAATGGCGCGGAACTTGGTTTGATGGATGTGGAAATTGTGGTTCTCGGTTGCGAGATTGACGATCTCCCAGACTTCCCGGACCGGCGTCTGGCCGGCGCCGAGCGGCAGGCAGATGAAGGGATTCGACGTATCGAAGGCCGTGACCGGAAGCGAGGAGTTCGGCACGACGGCGCCGCTTCTGTCGAGGATTTCATAGCCGAGGCCGAAGACGTTCGGATTGGACGTATCGACGAGTCCGAAGAAGATCCTGCGCCGGAAGCCCTCCGGCAGCGGCGCGCAGTTTTGCGGCGGCGGCGCGGGCCGCGCATAGGGCACTTTCTCGAAGAAAATGCCTTGCGGGCGGTTCGCCGCAAGCGCGTCGCCGAGCAGATCGAGCGCGACGAGGCCGTTGCTCACATTGCCCCGGCCGAATCTCACCTCCGCCAGATCGACGGCGGGCCAGGGATCGCCGACGCCGCTCGCGCCGGTGGTGATGCCGACGGTCTGGAAGGTCGCCGTCGCGCCGCCGCCCGGCGGCGTCGCGATCCTGCCGTCCCTGTCGCGATAGGTGACCCACACCTCCGCGCGCGCGCCCGGCATCATCACGAAATCCTTGACGCAGATCGGATCGGCCTTGAAGCCCAGGGGCGTCTTGACCGGGCAGGGGACGACGGTGAAGCGCGCGCCGCCGAGCGTCACCTCGTCGCCTTGCGACGTGCCGGCGGGAACGTGAATGCTGACGCCGTCGACGGCGATGAGCTGCACCACGATCGGATAGGCGCCGCGATTGTCCTGGATGCGCAGCTTGTAGGTTGCGCTCGCGCCGATGTTGCTGATGCGCCAGATCTCGCCGCCCGGCCGGTTCACCTCGATCGTCGGGAAGACCGTGCCGCTGACCGGGAAATACCAACGTCCGCCGGTGTAATTATTGTCGCCCGAACTCGTATTGTCGGCGCCGGGGCAGGAGCCCCGCCGGATTTCTCCGGCGCCCGGCAGCTGCGTGCAGAAGGCCGGGTCCTGCTGATCGTTCAGCACCTCGCCATTGGAGACGGGAAGCGTGACATTCGCCGTGCCCTGTGCGAACTGGATGGCGCCCGCGGCGAGCACCTGCATGTCCTTCAGGGTCAGATGACGCACCTGGCTCTCGGGAAAGGAAAAGCCCCATTTCGATCCGCCGCCGAGATAGTCGTTGACGCCGCCGATCGAGATGATGCCCGCCAGTCCGCTCGACAGGCTGTCCGCCGTGACGCCGTGAACATGGGGATGATACCAGTCGGCGCCCGAGGGCTCGTTGCGCGGAATGTCGATTTCATAATCGAGAACGCCGCCATCGACCACCGCGCCATGCTGATGGGGCTGCGGCAGCGGACGCCCGTTCTGAGGATTGTAGAGATCGACGTAGATGTTGTCGCCCCAGGTCGGGTTCCTGGGCGACGGCGCCCGCGCCTCGACGACGAGCCCGTGCGTATGCAGATTGAGGGGCGTCAGAGGCAGGTTGATTCCGTGCGGATCGGGAACCGACGGCAGGCTCAGATTCCAGTAATGCGACACTTTCGCCTTGTCCTGCGCCGGCAGCTTGTTCACGAGCCGAACTTTCAGCAGATCGCCCTTTTTCAGCGCGAGGCGAACGCCGCCGAAGTCCGACGAGGGAGCCGCATAGGCGGGGCACGTCGTCTGTTCGTCGCGCATCCGGTAACAGATGTCATAGACCCATCCGGTCGGATGGATCGGCGCGCGCGCGCCCGGCGGAAGGAAATCGATCGCCTCGACGGGCTTGGGTTTTGCAATCATGACAATATCGAGACGGCCGTTGCGGCTTGCAAAGACCGGCGGCTCCCGGAAGGGTGCGGCATAAGCCGCTGAGGAAAAGAGCACTCCGATACAGAAGGCTGTCAGAAATAATCGCGTTTTGCCCAAAAACATGTCCGCCCCCATTAGACGATACAGGTCAGCATCTTATTGAATCGGAGACGGCGCCGTATGGCAAGCTCGACGACGCGGCTGTGTGACATTTGCCTTGCAATGAAACGTGCTGCGACAAAATCCGCGCGAGCCGCGGGCATGAAGATGGCGCGGGCGACCTTGGCCCTCGTCGCGCTTGCGCGGCCGGCCTTCGCGCATCATCTCGACGATTACGACAGGCGCCTGCGCCGGGACGCCGATCTGCCGGCCGCATGGTTCACATGCGGGTCGGCGAAGGAGTGCGAAATGGTTTCGGTCCCCTGCCAGTCGGACCTTGCGGTGGCGGCGCGCCACGCCGCGCAGGCGCGGGAGCGTCTCGTCGAGACATACCCGTTCTGCCTCGGCTCGAGCCTGCACGACACCGAGGCCGCATGCGAAGAGCATGAATGCGTCACGAAGGCGACCAAGCCGAAATGAAGACGCTTTAGAAGTAAGCTCTTTCTACTGCGTCGATACGGCGCCAGAGGCCGCGACGCTCGCCTGTGGGCGGCGCTGCTGCGGCCCCTGGGCGAGTTGCAGAAGAATCGCCCTGTCGAGCCGCGCGACGACGGCCAGGCGTTTCAGCTCGCCGGCGTCGAAGGCCTGCAAGAAGACGCTGTAGTCCTTGAAAACCACGCATCCGTTCGAGTCGCCCCTCGGCCCGAGCATGTAGGTGTGCGCGAGCAGGCCCTTGCGTCCATAGACCTCGCGCTCGTCCAGCGGCTTGAGGCGCAGGGCGCGGACGCCGTGGAAAGGCTTTTCCCTCAGTTCGAGCGCGTAGACGCTCGGCGGCGTCGGCCCGCGCATGTGCTCATGCACATAGCGGGGATCGTCCATCCTGGCGCCCAGTCCCGAATGCGCTTCGAGCATCGTTCCATTCGGGAGATAGACGGTATGGGTCGCAATGTCGTAGACGGCCGTCCACCGATCCAGGCCGGGCAGGAGCGCCGGACCGTCGTCTTCGAAAGACGCCGCCTCGGCCGGCGTCGTGCGCGGCGCGAGATCCTCGGCCGGCAGAGGTTCGGCCGACGACGGACCGGCCGTGCGCATGGGCGCCGGGCCGAAGAGATCGAATGTGAACGCCGCCCAGACGGCGCCTCCTGCAAGGAGGAGACCCGCTCCGAGACGCCCGGGGGACATTGCCCGCCGGCCAGGCCAGACCGTCGCACCAAGACAGACCGTCGCGCCAAGCCAGATCGCCGCGCCGAGCGGCGCGCCGACGAGAAGGATCAGAAAGAATTCCACGCCGTGCATTGGACTCCACCGTTTTCATAACGAGTCCATGACTGTCGTGCAGTCTTGCCGGCGATGCTGTCCATGGTCAACGGCGGCGGCGGCGCGAAGGGCGCCGTCCGCGATGGTTTATTTCATATCGTTGCATATCCATCACATGCGTGGCCTATTCCGCCGCCGACCGGCGGTCGCGCCGCGCCCAGACGAGCCCCTGCCGGGCGAAATAGCGCTCGAGCGCGGCGGGCTGGCCGGCGGGATCGGCGAGAGCGACATAACCGTCCGGCCGGACGAGATAGAGCGCGTCGCGCGCCAGGCCCGCCGCAAGCGGCGCCGGCCCCCAGCCGAAGACATGAAGCGGCAGGCCGCGATCGTCGCACCACGCCGAGAGCGCGCGCCCGGCCGCTCCATAGACATGCGCCTGCCAGCACATGTCCGAAAGCGGCGCGAAATTGTCGCGCGTCCCGTCGGGCGCCCAGGGAAGACGGTCGCCGCCCGCGACGGCGCCGGCCGAGCCCTCGCTGAGCGGGCCGCCGCGATAGTTCAGCGCGATCTGCGAAACCGTGCGGAAGACATAATCGCGCACCGGCTGGAGCGCCATGAGCCTCGGCAGCAGCAGCGGCGTGAGGCGCGTGCGCATCAGATCGGCGACGCGTCCCTCCGCGGTCGCGAAACTGAAGACGCGATCGGTCGTCGCCACGAGCCGCCGCGCGAAGCCGATCCGCTCTGCCTCGTAACTGTCGAGCAGGCTGTCGGGCGCGAAGCCGCCGAGCGCCGCGGCGAATTTCCAGGCGAGATTGATCGCGTCGCCGATGCCGGTGTTCATGCCCTGGCCGCCGGCGGGGCTGTGAATATGCGCGGCGTCGCCGAGCAGGAACACGCGGCCGAAGCGGAAATGCTCCGCGACCCGGTGATGCACGCGATAGGTCGAGAACCAGTTGAGCGTCTCGACCGCGACCTTCATGTGCGCGATGGCGCGCGCGCCGACATCCGTGAATGTCAGCGTCTCCGCGCGCGCGGCCCGCTCGTCGCGCACCGTGCCGATGAGCCGCGCGCGTCCCGCGCCGGCCAGCGGAAACACCGCGAGAAAATCGGCCTCGTCGAGGTCGAT is a window from the Methylocystis sp. IM3 genome containing:
- a CDS encoding copper oxidase — its product is MIAKPKPVEAIDFLPPGARAPIHPTGWVYDICYRMRDEQTTCPAYAAPSSDFGGVRLALKKGDLLKVRLVNKLPAQDKAKVSHYWNLSLPSVPDPHGINLPLTPLNLHTHGLVVEARAPSPRNPTWGDNIYVDLYNPQNGRPLPQPHQHGAVVDGGVLDYEIDIPRNEPSGADWYHPHVHGVTADSLSSGLAGIISIGGVNDYLGGGSKWGFSFPESQVRHLTLKDMQVLAAGAIQFAQGTANVTLPVSNGEVLNDQQDPAFCTQLPGAGEIRRGSCPGADNTSSGDNNYTGGRWYFPVSGTVFPTIEVNRPGGEIWRISNIGASATYKLRIQDNRGAYPIVVQLIAVDGVSIHVPAGTSQGDEVTLGGARFTVVPCPVKTPLGFKADPICVKDFVMMPGARAEVWVTYRDRDGRIATPPGGGATATFQTVGITTGASGVGDPWPAVDLAEVRFGRGNVSNGLVALDLLGDALAANRPQGIFFEKVPYARPAPPPQNCAPLPEGFRRRIFFGLVDTSNPNVFGLGYEILDRSGAVVPNSSLPVTAFDTSNPFICLPLGAGQTPVREVWEIVNLATENHNFHIHQTKFRAIQPNAANSPLSPTLDPRIGAGVMEDNVPLQITTFRTPAIRDAVMNTQNGYCTIGQWRSGDCLMKPQIVDIPFAE
- a CDS encoding FAD-dependent monooxygenase, with amino-acid sequence MNRTGVLVVGAGPTGLALALWLSRLGVAVRIVDRDAGPGETSRALAIHARTLELYRQLDLAEAVLARGRRVPAVNLWARGEKAARISFDAVGAGLTAFPFLEIFPQDEHERLLIDRLATFGVAVERNTELIGFFDEGDGVGARLRGPDGTEEICEATYLAGCDGAHSTVRGLLQAGFPGGTYGRVFYVADVEASGPALDGELHIDLDEADFLAVFPLAGAGRARLIGTVRDERAARAETLTFTDVGARAIAHMKVAVETLNWFSTYRVHHRVAEHFRFGRVFLLGDAAHIHSPAGGQGMNTGIGDAINLAWKFAAALGGFAPDSLLDSYEAERIGFARRLVATTDRVFSFATAEGRVADLMRTRLTPLLLPRLMALQPVRDYVFRTVSQIALNYRGGPLSEGSAGAVAGGDRLPWAPDGTRDNFAPLSDMCWQAHVYGAAGRALSAWCDDRGLPLHVFGWGPAPLAAGLARDALYLVRPDGYVALADPAGQPAALERYFARQGLVWARRDRRSAAE